A single region of the Streptomyces sp. NBC_00425 genome encodes:
- a CDS encoding S8 family serine peptidase codes for MGAEGAAPGTRLWNVKVIKDDGSLLNSDLIAGLNWLVQNAKAHNIRVANLSLRTPDSLLLHQAIRLADRAGVTLVAAAGNDGTTAPNYPAAYPEAISVAATTVFNQKAGFSNHGASWVDIAAPGAGILSTLPTHPTPPGEDYGFEDGTSMATPFVSAATALCLTSGHCRGAVGDIRRTLGRDSLPIAGTGTEYRYGLVQVACYWQTALRCSRTNTADKVS; via the coding sequence GTGGGAGCGGAAGGCGCCGCACCCGGCACCCGGCTGTGGAACGTCAAAGTCATCAAGGACGACGGCTCACTGCTCAACTCCGACCTCATCGCCGGACTGAACTGGCTCGTCCAGAACGCCAAGGCCCACAACATCCGGGTCGCCAACCTGAGTCTGAGGACCCCGGACAGCCTCCTGCTCCACCAGGCGATCCGCCTGGCCGACCGGGCAGGCGTCACCCTGGTGGCCGCCGCGGGCAACGACGGCACCACCGCCCCGAACTACCCGGCTGCCTACCCGGAAGCAATCAGCGTGGCCGCCACCACCGTGTTCAACCAGAAGGCCGGCTTCTCCAACCACGGAGCATCCTGGGTCGACATCGCGGCCCCCGGCGCCGGCATTCTCTCCACCCTCCCCACCCACCCCACGCCCCCGGGCGAAGACTACGGCTTCGAAGACGGCACGAGCATGGCCACGCCCTTCGTCTCCGCCGCGACAGCGCTGTGCCTGACATCCGGACACTGCCGGGGTGCCGTCGGTGACATCCGGCGGACACTCGGCCGGGACTCGCTGCCCATCGCCGGCACCGGCACCGAGTACCGCTACGGACTCGTCCAGGTCGCCTGCTACTGGCAGACCGCCCTCCGCTGCTCGCGCACGAACACCGCCGACAAGGTCTCCTGA
- a CDS encoding helix-turn-helix transcriptional regulator encodes MPRPTGRVLTLLELLQSGGTRTVAELADRLGVEGRTVRRYVGQLIDLDVPVESVRGRYGGYRLAPGYRLPPLMLSDDEALAVLLGLVAGRRAGLTTAERTANETASAKIRRVLPQHIARRLDALLEALAFTDQPGELDHPGTGLLLTVADAVRHRRPVSIRYTDRDGRRSERTLHAYGIVAHAGRWYVTGKDAQVGEDRTFRLDRIADARTLPGSFEAPVGADPAQRVLSGFATAEYQHEVTLRIHGTVEQIRAHLPAGVASLEEHEPAAGQDAAAERWLRVELRAQRLDWLPRTLASLDRPFVIERPAELRDLVIALADRLTSCARRA; translated from the coding sequence ATGCCACGACCCACCGGCCGCGTACTGACGCTCCTGGAGCTGCTGCAGTCGGGCGGCACCCGGACTGTGGCCGAGCTCGCCGACCGTCTCGGCGTCGAAGGGCGCACGGTGCGGCGGTATGTGGGCCAGCTGATCGACCTGGACGTGCCCGTGGAGTCGGTGCGCGGCCGCTACGGCGGGTACCGGCTGGCTCCCGGGTACCGGTTGCCTCCGCTCATGCTCAGCGACGACGAGGCGCTGGCCGTGCTGCTCGGTCTGGTCGCCGGCCGCCGGGCGGGGCTGACGACGGCGGAGCGCACGGCGAACGAGACGGCGTCGGCGAAGATCCGGCGGGTGCTGCCCCAGCACATCGCGCGCCGGCTCGACGCCCTCCTGGAAGCTCTCGCCTTCACGGATCAGCCCGGCGAGCTGGATCACCCGGGCACCGGGCTCCTGCTCACCGTCGCCGATGCGGTGCGCCACCGTCGGCCGGTCTCGATCCGCTACACCGACCGCGACGGACGGCGCAGCGAACGCACCCTGCACGCGTACGGGATCGTCGCCCATGCGGGCCGGTGGTACGTCACGGGCAAGGACGCCCAGGTCGGCGAGGACCGGACCTTCCGGCTCGATCGCATCGCGGACGCGAGGACCCTGCCCGGCTCATTCGAAGCGCCCGTGGGTGCCGATCCGGCGCAGCGCGTGTTGTCAGGGTTCGCCACGGCCGAGTACCAGCACGAGGTGACCTTGCGGATCCACGGGACAGTCGAGCAGATCCGCGCGCACCTGCCCGCCGGCGTCGCGAGCCTGGAGGAGCACGAGCCCGCGGCCGGCCAGGACGCGGCGGCCGAGCGCTGGCTGCGCGTCGAGCTGCGGGCGCAGCGGCTCGACTGGTTGCCTCGGACACTCGCCTCACTCGACCGGCCGTTTGTCATCGAGCGGCCCGCTGAACTGCGCGACCTCGTCATCGCGCTCGCCGATCGCCTCACGTCCTGCGCCCGCCGAGCCTGA
- a CDS encoding DUF7873 family protein, which translates to MPKLNQIIAVEKGVKSKALQELTQAHQDVQKPALLAGISRTYQPKDEEGEQLPPESTRVQIKAEDALRATAGTLTRLFDVTATKDWANRSAAADVVVDGTVLLPQVPVPYLLFLEKQLTDLHTFVRKLPVLDASESWNLDPSTDSWKTDPVRTIRTKKVPRNHVKAEATEKHPAQVEVYYEDVPVGYWTTVKFSGALPARRVNELLDRVEKLQQSVKFAREEANNTEVTDQRVGDAVFGYLFR; encoded by the coding sequence GTGCCGAAGCTGAACCAGATCATCGCAGTCGAAAAGGGCGTCAAGTCCAAGGCCCTTCAGGAGCTCACCCAGGCTCACCAGGACGTGCAGAAGCCCGCCCTGCTGGCCGGCATCTCCCGGACCTACCAGCCCAAGGACGAGGAGGGCGAGCAGCTGCCGCCCGAGTCCACGCGGGTGCAGATCAAGGCCGAGGACGCTCTGCGGGCGACCGCCGGGACGCTGACGCGGCTCTTCGACGTGACCGCGACGAAGGACTGGGCGAACCGGTCCGCGGCCGCGGACGTGGTGGTCGACGGTACGGTGCTGTTGCCCCAGGTGCCCGTCCCCTACCTGTTGTTCCTGGAGAAGCAACTCACCGACCTGCACACCTTCGTGCGCAAGCTGCCAGTGCTCGACGCCTCCGAGTCCTGGAACCTGGACCCCTCGACGGACTCGTGGAAGACGGACCCGGTGCGGACCATCCGCACGAAGAAGGTTCCGCGCAACCACGTGAAGGCCGAGGCCACGGAGAAGCACCCGGCGCAGGTCGAGGTGTACTACGAGGACGTCCCGGTCGGTTACTGGACCACGGTGAAGTTCTCCGGCGCGCTGCCGGCCCGGCGGGTCAACGAGCTCCTCGACCGTGTTGAGAAGCTCCAGCAGTCCGTCAAGTTCGCCCGCGAGGAGGCGAACAACACCGAGGTCACCGACCAGCGGGTCGGCGACGCGGTATTCGGCTACCTGTTCCGGTAG
- a CDS encoding VOC family protein: MDFVSIRIITSDVARLVEFYERATGMQATRVTEDFAELRTAGATLAIAGTRTVPLFAPGSARPADNHSVITEFLVDDVDRVHQNLTGFVTDFVNEPTTMPWGNRSLLLRDPDGNLVNFFTPVTPAAIEKFAR; encoded by the coding sequence ATGGACTTCGTCTCGATCCGCATCATCACCAGCGACGTCGCACGCCTCGTCGAGTTCTACGAGCGAGCCACAGGGATGCAGGCGACACGGGTCACCGAGGACTTCGCCGAACTCAGGACCGCGGGCGCGACCCTCGCGATCGCCGGCACCCGCACGGTCCCGCTGTTCGCCCCGGGCTCTGCCCGCCCGGCGGACAACCACAGCGTGATCACCGAGTTCCTCGTCGACGACGTGGACCGCGTTCACCAGAACCTGACCGGCTTCGTCACCGACTTCGTCAACGAGCCCACCACGATGCCCTGGGGCAACCGCTCGCTGCTGTTGCGCGACCCCGACGGCAACCTCGTCAACTTCTTCACCCCCGTCACCCCGGCGGCCATCGAAAAGTTCGCACGCTGA